Proteins encoded by one window of Branchiostoma floridae strain S238N-H82 chromosome 6, Bfl_VNyyK, whole genome shotgun sequence:
- the LOC118417680 gene encoding uncharacterized protein LOC118417680, giving the protein MSFNVTNLDGGGNLAANTRDNYAPLLYFSNTAELEQATKLSPPIPLQLQPGDQTNLRKALPIGQMHQFLTASANVSLPREDCSSYTHLCLFIAERNYPEKDVNNNDICRPLGSQDGAVVNAACPTRVTPWWVWLIVALCILFLLLLLLCLCCWICGAGRKKKKDQDISLYSLTYIDNTAGFVPYTYNPVTSRPGRLPVNQPVVMKFQQYNLPRGWDHAHESVNRMNNVPWADEGPSKVGKSGVESIISRVAGKRKSVNLTKYGVLPENLNNQPDRNNQRERNNGPERGGASVTVDFK; this is encoded by the exons ATGAGCTTCAACGTGACAAACCTGGATGGAGGCGGGAACCTTGCAGCCAACACCAGGGATAACTACGCCCCCTTGCTGTACTTCAGTAACACTGCAGAACTCGAGCAGGCCACCAAGCTGTCACCCCCAATACCACTCCAGCTACAACCAGGAGATCAGACAAACCTGAGGAAAGCTCTACCAATCGGTCAGATGCACCAGTTCTTGACTGCATCGGCCAATGTGAGTCTCCCGAGGGAAGACTGTTCCTCTTACACCCACCTGTGTCTGTTCATCGCTGAGAGAAACTACCCTGAGAAAGACGTAAACAACAACGACATCTGCAGGCCGCTGGGCTCGCAAGACGGCGCTGTTGTCAACGCTGCATGTCCGACCAGAG TTACACCATGGTGGGTGTGGCTGATTGTGGCGCTGTGTATCCTGTTCCTGCTGCTGTTACTGCTGTGTCTCTGCTGCTGGATCTGCGGCGCTGGgaggaaaaagaagaaggaCCAAGACATC AGCTTGTATTCGCTGACGTACATCGACAACACAGCTGGTTTTGTGCCTTACACTTACAACCCTGTCACCAGCAGACCGGGACGCCTGCCCGTCAAT CAACCGGTAGTGATGAAGTTCCAGCAGTATAACCTCCCCCGAGGCTGGGACCACGCGCACGAGTCCGTCAACAGGATGAACAACGTTCCGTGGGCCGACGAGGGCCCGTCCAAG GTTGGCAAGAGCGGCGTCGAGTCCATAATCAGCAGGGTGGCTGGCAAGAGAAAATCCGTCAATCTCACCAAATATGGCGTTCTGCCGGAAAATCTGAACAACCAGCCAGACAGAAACAACCAACGAGAGAGAAACAATGGACCAGAGAGAGGTGGGGCATCAGTGACGGTCGACTTCAAATGA